Below is a window of Undibacterium sp. YM2 DNA.
GGTCGAGACGATAATTAAAGTAAGCACCCGGTGTAAACACCAGTGATGAAGATGCATTTCGGTCAGCGCGATTTGTCTGCAATTCATAACTCAGCAAGGGACCGTATTGCAGATGTTGTGGTGAGGGCAGGCGCAGGCCAATTTCTCCAGGCGCGAGAAAAACGCCATTACTCCACACCACCGAAGCAAAGGGCAGCAAGTAAAATTTTTGCTTGTCGCTTCCTTCATAGCTGGGTGCGATGAGTGCCGCCATGCCCAGGTTGATGTCGGTAGAGCCTTCAGGCATCATGTCAGGGGTTTGCGCTTGCACCATGTGACATGAAATGCAGCAAAATAGCAGCAAGGCTTTTTTCTTGCTCATATCAAATACAGCCAAGTTCTATACCACGCAAGGCGGCGCGCATGCGGTCACGTACAGCTAATTTGGACAAGATACTGGACACATGGTTTTTGATGGTTCCCTCTCCCAGGCCCATTGCCGTTGCAATTTCATGATTATTCAATCCTGCCGCCATCAGGGCCAGGGTTTCGATTTCACGTTCTGTCAGGCTGTCACGTAGGCGTTTGTCTTCACTGGCTTTGGTGGTGCCTGGGGTTTCGTAGGATGCACGATTACGCTCTGTCAATGCAGGGCGGAACAAGGTGGCACCCGTCGCGACACGACGTATGCCTTCGGCCAGTCTTTCCGGCGAAATATCCTTGAGCAAAAATCCCCTGGCACCTGCGCGCATGCCAGCAAACAGCACATCATCATCATCGAAAGTCGTCAGCAGTATGGTCGGGGGCAAGTCACTCTGGGTTTGCAGTAATTCTATGCCGGTACATACAGGCATGCGTACATCGAGCAAGAGCACATCAGCCTGGGTTTGCCGGATGACGGCAATCGCTTCCTTGCCATTGGTAGCTTCAGCAACGACTCGGATATCGTCGGTCAGATTCAGCAAGCCGCGTATGCCACTACGCACCAGCATCTGGTCATCGACCAGAATCACTTTTATCATGCCGGCGTCCTTTCATTGGGTATATTGATCTTCAGCATGAAGCCAGCTTCGGGATGATTCGTGGCGAGCAAGCTGCCGCCAAGTTCTGCAATTCTTTCGCGCATGCCTTGCAAACCATTGCCTTCTTTTAATTGCTGGCAGCCCTGGCCATTGTCATGTATCAGGACTTGTATTGCTTTCCCACTTTCATTCGACGTCAGGTCTATGCGCATGTCAGTGGCGAGCGAATGACGCATGGTATTGCTGATGGATTCTTGTATGCAGCAAAACAAGGTATGCGCGCCGGCAGGCGTGTGCAGCTTGAGTGCTCCGGTAAAACTCAGTTGTATCTTGGGTTGCGGAATACCTGCGCACAAGCTCTCCAGTGCATGGCGCAAATCTATGTCCTGTTCGCGCCTTTCATTGCTAACGATATCCCTGACCTCGGCCAGCAAACTACCCGCCAGTTCTGAAGACAGGTTCAGTGACTCCAGCCTGGCTTCTTCTGTTTGTCGCAAGGCCAGGTTCAGATGCAGGTTCAGGGCTGTCAGGTGGTGCCCGACAATGTCATGCAAATCACGGGCTATGCGCATGCGTTCAGAGACGCGCACAGTTTCTGTCAGCAAGGATTGTGTTGCCAATAATTCTGCATTGGCTTTGGCCAGTTGCAAACGGCCACGCCGCTCCAGTACGCTGACATGGCATGCTGCAAACACCATGATTTGCAAGACCAGTTCACCACCCTGATACAGCAGGAAGATACGCATATTTGCATCTGTATCGATGACAGCAGCGGCAGACCAGATGGCAATGCCTGCATGCAGCAGCATTTGTATAAGCAGCCACAGCAAGCTTTTCCTGAGTGGATAGAGAAAAGCCAGTTCAGCGGCGACTATATATAAAAAAGCAGAATTGACGCCCAGCCCTATAGCCAGCTGCAATGACAGCGATATCGTATCTGCGGCCCTGGCGGGCTTATCTGCTGCAAGGAGATGGACATGGCGGGTGCGCACCCATAGCAAGACCGCAAACCCGAGACTGAATAGCGTATAGCTGTAGAAAAATAAAGAATGAATCAGCTCATTTCTGTCTGATCCGGCCCTGGTCAGGCTGGGCGCTGGGCTAAATTGTGTGGCTGTCCAGATTGCGGCTTGACCAAGCAGGCTGTGCATGTCGTCGGCCTGTGCACCGCGTAGCCACAATAGCAGGCTTTCCAGACCTGCAATGAAAAGGCTCAACGCTACACCCGCAATGACTGCGCGATGGCGAGCAAACTTGAGTATGACTTTCTTCAATGAGGGCCTTGTGATCAAGAGCGACTGAAACTACGACTGAATTTGCTTGCCAGGGCATGTGGGTGAGCGGCGCAATTTTACGCTAAGCGATACCTCATGGGGAGTGCCAGAAGTCATGGTTTGAAAATTCCCTTTCAAGCCCGGCGTAATTGAATCGGGATGCTCTAGAATGCACGCTTTGGCCCCAGTGCTGCTCTGCCTGCTCTTTGATGAAGTATTACCTGTTATTACTCCTTGCCGCAATCCCTGGCCAGATCATTGCTGAAGAAGTTCAGCAAGTGGAAATTGCCGCACTACGCAATGCAGAGTGGGGTAGTTATCGCCATGCCTACAAAGCCTATAATTTCTTTGCGACTTATACTCGCGACCGGCCCTTGATACAGGCGCATATGCAACTGCGTCCCTCGGCAAATGCCAGGGATATCTCGATGACTGGTTTGCGGCTTCAACTCAGTGGAGAAAAGACCAGACTAGATATTGCGGTGGATGCCATGGGCCGCGTCAGCATGCCCATGTTGAAACAGGCTTATGATGAAGATGCCGTCTTGCGTCTGAATCGTCCGCAAGGGCAGTTTTACTTCAGCGGACGCTATTCCATCAAGGAGCGCGAAGATGGTATTTACGATCTTGCAGAACTGCGTACTGCCTGCGAACAGTTGATCAGCGCCCAGCGCGAATCGGGGTATCGCATACGCTTGATAGGCAAGAAGTGTGCTGGCATCAAGTTCATCTATGCACTCAATGACAACAAAAATGATAGCAAGATTGCCATCAGCTTCAGAGATGCTGTACAGCAACCGCGTGATTTGCCTCTGAGTGAAGGCCAGCCATTTGAAGATGACTCCATGGGCAAGTACAGGGTAGCTCTCTACAAGTTTTCTGACTGGCCAGCGTCAGGAAAAATCATCGCGACCAGCAAGCCGCTGGCCATAGGGACCTTGTACGATTAGTCTGAGGATATCAGCGCCAGCCAAACATCATCTGTTCTGCCAGCATGCGTTTTGCTGGCTTCACCATATCCAGCGCACCCAGCCCCAGGCCCAGCAAGGTCTGGCTGAACGAACCATCAGGGCTGCTGGCAAATACGCGGGCCATGCTGTCGGTGATGCGTATGGTCAGTTTTCTGTCGGC
It encodes the following:
- a CDS encoding response regulator transcription factor, which codes for MIKVILVDDQMLVRSGIRGLLNLTDDIRVVAEATNGKEAIAVIRQTQADVLLLDVRMPVCTGIELLQTQSDLPPTILLTTFDDDDVLFAGMRAGARGFLLKDISPERLAEGIRRVATGATLFRPALTERNRASYETPGTTKASEDKRLRDSLTEREIETLALMAAGLNNHEIATAMGLGEGTIKNHVSSILSKLAVRDRMRAALRGIELGCI
- a CDS encoding sensor histidine kinase, producing the protein MKKVILKFARHRAVIAGVALSLFIAGLESLLLWLRGAQADDMHSLLGQAAIWTATQFSPAPSLTRAGSDRNELIHSLFFYSYTLFSLGFAVLLWVRTRHVHLLAADKPARAADTISLSLQLAIGLGVNSAFLYIVAAELAFLYPLRKSLLWLLIQMLLHAGIAIWSAAAVIDTDANMRIFLLYQGGELVLQIMVFAACHVSVLERRGRLQLAKANAELLATQSLLTETVRVSERMRIARDLHDIVGHHLTALNLHLNLALRQTEEARLESLNLSSELAGSLLAEVRDIVSNERREQDIDLRHALESLCAGIPQPKIQLSFTGALKLHTPAGAHTLFCCIQESISNTMRHSLATDMRIDLTSNESGKAIQVLIHDNGQGCQQLKEGNGLQGMRERIAELGGSLLATNHPEAGFMLKINIPNERTPA